The window GTCTGACCACCAGCCTGCCCGAGCAGCACTACCTGCACAGCCGTGCGGCGCGATTGGCCCCGGAAGACTCCTGACCGGCGGCGGCGCCGAGCCCGCTGCCAGCGCACTTCCGAACCCGTGATCTCCGGGTCCTTTCGCCGATCCATTGTGGACTCGCGGCGTTACTCTCCGCAATTTTCCGGTCGCATCGCATTTGCCACGCGCGGCGACTCGTGCACGTACCGGTTGATTGTTCTCCAAAGTGGATTTACTCCTTTGATGCTGAGTCAAAAATCAGCAAGACAGGAGATGCAAGGTACGCGATCATCGATAGACTCCCTGTGATGTCCGCTTGATCAGGAAGGGATCGCTGTGACCAAAGACCTGACTCGCCGTGGCTTCCTTGGCCTCGCCGCCGTATCCGCTATCGGTGCCGTGGCGGGTTCCTCTGCATCAGCCGTCTACGCCTCCGGCACCACCCCCTCGGGACGCGGCGGCAGGGTCGACTGGAATTCACTCGGTCGCCACCTGGACGGCGACCTGGTCCTGCCGTCGGATGGCCGCTACTTACAGGCCCGGCAGCTGGCAAACGCTCAATTCGACAGCATCCGTCCGCAGGCCGTCGCCTACTGCGAGACCAGAAGAGACGTACAGATCGCCCTGGCGTTCGCCCAGGACCACTCGTTGCACACCGTCCCCCGCAGCGGTGGGCACAGCTTCGGCGGTTACTCGACCACACAGGGCCTGGTACTGGACGTCTCCCGGATGAACCAGATCAGGATGAGGGGGCCGAATGTCGTCATCGGCGCGGGCACCCAGCAGGTCGACGCCCTCGGCACGCTGACCCCGCACGGAATGGCACTGGTCAGCGGGATCTGTCCCACCGTGGGCGTGGGTGGATTCATGCAGGGCGGTGGTATCGGCTGGCAGACCCGCAAGTACGGAATGGCGTGCGACCAACTGGTCGAGGCCACCGTCGTACTGGCGGACCGGCGGGTCGTACGCGCCTCGGCCGACGAACACCCCGACCTGTTCTGGGCGCTGCGCGGCAACGGCGGCGGAAACTACGGTGTGATCACCAGTTACGAGCTCAAGCCGGTCCACCGCCGCACCATGGTGAGCTACATGGTGTCCTGGTCGTGGGACATCGCCAAGGAGGTCATCGAGCACTGGCAGCGGTGGGCGATCGATTCGTCCAACGACCTCGCCTCGATCCTGCTCGCGATGATCCCGGACCTGGGCCAGACCCCGCAGCTCGTCGTACTCGGCAACTGGTACGGCACCGTGGAGGAACTCAACGGCCACCTCGACACGCTGGCGGGAACGATCGGCGTGACTCCGGCCGTCCGGAACGTCATCGAACGGTCGGTCTTCGACGCCACCATGGACATCTACGGCTGTGCACAACTGACCACCGAGCAGTGCCACCGCGTCGGAACCTCTCCGGTGGCCCAGACTCCCCGGCAGAACTACTACCACACCCGCAGCCGAATGTTCGACGAGCCGGCACCGAATGTCGACCAACTCCTCGAAGCCTTGGCCGCACCAGGAAAGGCACGGAGTGGGCAGAACCGCATGCTCTACTTCGAAACGCTTGGTGGGGCGGCGAACGTGCCGGCCCGGACGGACACC of the Micromonospora sp. NBC_01796 genome contains:
- a CDS encoding FAD-binding oxidoreductase, translating into MAGSSASAVYASGTTPSGRGGRVDWNSLGRHLDGDLVLPSDGRYLQARQLANAQFDSIRPQAVAYCETRRDVQIALAFAQDHSLHTVPRSGGHSFGGYSTTQGLVLDVSRMNQIRMRGPNVVIGAGTQQVDALGTLTPHGMALVSGICPTVGVGGFMQGGGIGWQTRKYGMACDQLVEATVVLADRRVVRASADEHPDLFWALRGNGGGNYGVITSYELKPVHRRTMVSYMVSWSWDIAKEVIEHWQRWAIDSSNDLASILLAMIPDLGQTPQLVVLGNWYGTVEELNGHLDTLAGTIGVTPAVRNVIERSVFDATMDIYGCAQLTTEQCHRVGTSPVAQTPRQNYYHTRSRMFDEPAPNVDQLLEALAAPGKARSGQNRMLYFETLGGAANVPARTDTAYVHRTTEMLIGYTGTLNHPDYTDEDTTACEEWLADSFRVLSEHSLPESYQNYMDPSLPDWRQAYYAENYPRLVQIKRRYDPHRFFNFARSIG